In one window of Paenarthrobacter nicotinovorans DNA:
- a CDS encoding uroporphyrinogen-III synthase, translated as MLAGRRILITRSVDRAQPLADALGDRGAEPLVLPLIDFEQALDQSELDAGLDRLSAGGFDWLVISSITTVRVLLEKAAGRGLAVAELLPAGTKVATIGHSSRQVLESVGLVVDLAPTDVQSAEGLLQVWEPASSRVFLPQADIAAPRLREGLAAKGADVTAVVAYHTVDYPAREEVRVTAEVPAAVVNSDAVHSTRVTAAVLEPADARKAIDAGTVDAVVAASPSAARRIAALFPSMGTCRFIAIGRPTAAEASRLHLTVAATAKEPTPDGIVAALESVFANEGNPQ; from the coding sequence GTGCTGGCCGGTCGGCGCATCCTGATCACCAGGAGCGTGGACCGGGCCCAGCCGCTGGCGGACGCCCTGGGCGACCGTGGCGCGGAGCCGCTGGTGCTGCCGTTGATCGATTTCGAACAGGCACTTGACCAGTCCGAACTCGACGCCGGTCTGGACAGGCTTTCTGCCGGTGGCTTCGACTGGCTGGTCATCAGCAGCATCACCACGGTGCGGGTCTTGCTGGAAAAGGCAGCCGGGCGCGGCTTGGCCGTCGCAGAGCTGCTGCCCGCCGGGACCAAAGTGGCCACCATTGGCCACTCATCCCGCCAGGTTTTGGAGTCCGTAGGGCTCGTCGTTGACTTGGCGCCGACCGACGTCCAGTCCGCCGAAGGGCTGTTGCAGGTGTGGGAACCAGCGTCGTCGCGGGTTTTCCTCCCACAGGCCGACATCGCAGCGCCAAGGCTGAGGGAGGGTCTGGCCGCGAAAGGAGCGGACGTCACCGCAGTTGTTGCCTACCACACGGTGGACTATCCGGCCCGCGAAGAAGTGCGCGTGACCGCGGAGGTTCCTGCCGCCGTCGTGAATTCAGACGCCGTGCACTCCACCCGAGTCACAGCGGCCGTCCTGGAACCCGCCGATGCCCGAAAGGCGATCGACGCCGGGACCGTGGACGCGGTTGTTGCTGCCTCGCCCAGTGCCGCACGGCGGATCGCCGCCTTGTTTCCGTCCATGGGTACGTGCCGTTTCATCGCGATCGGACGCCCGACGGCGGCAGAAGCCTCGCGGCTCCACCTCACCGTGGCTGCTACAGCCAAAGAACCAACCCCGGACGGCATCGTGGCCGCCCTCGAATCTGTTTTCGCCAACGAAGGGAACCCGCAATGA
- a CDS encoding amino acid ABC transporter ATP-binding protein, with the protein MSEFASGTLTAKNIHLSFGSNHVLRGIDLHVEKGTTASVIGPSGSGKSTLLRVMNRLIEPDQGDILLDGRSVLKDNPDELRRRIGMVFQQFNLFPHKTVAENISLALRKLRGMSKEQARDEALAQLDLVGLKHKADSRPANLSGGQQQRVAIARALAMKPEVMFFDEATSALDPELVKGVLALMTDLAKGGMTMVVVTHEMGFSRNVSDIVTFMDAGVVVESGPPEQLFTNPQTERLQGFLSDVL; encoded by the coding sequence ATGAGTGAATTCGCTTCAGGGACGCTGACCGCGAAGAACATCCATTTGTCGTTCGGCAGCAACCATGTGCTGCGCGGTATCGACCTCCATGTTGAGAAGGGCACCACGGCCTCGGTCATCGGACCTTCCGGCTCGGGTAAGTCGACACTGCTGCGTGTCATGAACCGGCTGATCGAGCCGGACCAAGGCGACATCCTTCTGGATGGCCGTTCGGTGCTGAAGGACAACCCCGACGAGCTTCGCCGCCGCATCGGCATGGTCTTCCAGCAGTTCAACCTGTTCCCGCACAAAACAGTGGCCGAGAACATTTCCCTGGCCCTGCGGAAACTCCGCGGCATGTCCAAGGAGCAGGCCCGCGATGAAGCCCTGGCCCAGCTCGACCTTGTGGGTTTGAAGCACAAGGCCGATTCACGTCCTGCCAACCTCTCCGGAGGTCAGCAGCAACGTGTTGCCATTGCCCGTGCACTGGCCATGAAGCCAGAGGTCATGTTCTTTGATGAGGCCACGTCCGCTCTTGACCCGGAACTGGTGAAGGGCGTCCTCGCCCTCATGACCGACCTGGCCAAGGGAGGCATGACCATGGTGGTGGTAACCCACGAAATGGGCTTCTCCCGCAACGTCTCCGACATCGTGACCTTCATGGACGCCGGCGTGGTGGTGGAGTCCGGTCCCCCTGAGCAACTGTTCACCAACCCGCAGACGGAACGCCTCCAAGGCTTCCTTTCGGACGTTCTCTGA
- the hemL gene encoding glutamate-1-semialdehyde 2,1-aminomutase, whose translation MTSNTPVSDQLFDRARSLMPGGVNSPVRAFGSVGGNPKFMVSAKGAYLTDADGQEYVDLVCSWGPALLGHAHPAVLDAVHAAVDRGLSFGASTPDEANLAEIVKERVSAVERLRMVSTGTEATMTAVRLARGFTGRNLIIKFAGCYHGHLDGLLAAAGSGVATLALPGSAGVTEATAAETLVLPYNDLDAVEAAFAAHGRNIAAVITEAAPANMGVVTPGEGFNAGLSRITKEHGALLILDEVLTGFRTGYAGYWGLTGRQEGWAPDLLTFGKVIGGGMPTAALGGRADVMDYLAPVGPVYQAGTLSGNPVAMAAGVATLSHATPEVYAYVDARSLELSAALSSALDAEGVDHSIQRAGNLFSVAFGTSAHGVHNYDDAQGQESFRYAPFFHSMLDSGVYLPPSVFEAWFLSAAHDDAAMNRIIEALPAAAKAAASA comes from the coding sequence ATGACGTCAAACACCCCTGTGTCCGATCAGCTCTTCGACCGCGCACGGTCCCTGATGCCCGGCGGCGTGAACTCGCCGGTGCGCGCCTTCGGCTCCGTGGGGGGAAACCCGAAGTTCATGGTGTCCGCCAAGGGTGCCTACCTGACCGATGCCGACGGGCAGGAGTACGTTGACCTGGTATGTTCGTGGGGCCCTGCATTGCTGGGCCACGCGCACCCGGCCGTGCTCGACGCCGTCCACGCCGCCGTGGATAGGGGACTGTCCTTCGGTGCGTCCACCCCGGACGAAGCCAATCTGGCCGAAATCGTCAAGGAGCGCGTCTCCGCCGTCGAGCGCCTGCGCATGGTGTCCACGGGCACCGAGGCGACCATGACCGCAGTGCGCCTTGCCCGCGGCTTTACCGGCCGCAACCTGATCATCAAGTTTGCCGGTTGCTACCACGGCCACCTGGACGGTCTGCTGGCAGCGGCAGGCTCCGGCGTCGCAACTTTGGCTTTGCCGGGGTCCGCCGGGGTCACCGAGGCTACCGCGGCGGAGACTTTGGTGCTGCCGTACAACGACCTCGACGCCGTCGAGGCCGCGTTCGCTGCGCACGGCAGGAACATCGCTGCCGTCATCACCGAAGCGGCGCCCGCCAATATGGGTGTTGTCACCCCCGGTGAGGGCTTCAACGCCGGGCTGTCCCGCATCACCAAGGAACACGGTGCCCTGCTCATCCTCGACGAGGTCCTCACGGGATTCCGCACCGGCTACGCCGGCTACTGGGGACTGACAGGCCGCCAGGAAGGTTGGGCCCCGGACCTGCTCACCTTCGGCAAGGTCATCGGCGGTGGAATGCCGACGGCGGCACTCGGCGGCCGTGCCGACGTCATGGACTACCTCGCTCCCGTGGGCCCGGTGTACCAGGCCGGCACCTTGTCCGGAAACCCTGTGGCCATGGCAGCGGGCGTCGCGACCCTGAGCCATGCAACTCCCGAGGTCTACGCCTACGTGGATGCCCGATCACTGGAACTCTCAGCCGCACTGTCCTCCGCGCTGGACGCTGAAGGGGTGGACCACTCCATTCAAAGGGCAGGCAACCTGTTCTCCGTTGCTTTCGGTACCTCGGCCCACGGTGTGCACAACTACGACGACGCCCAGGGACAGGAGAGCTTCCGCTACGCGCCGTTCTTCCACTCCATGCTGGACTCGGGCGTGTACCTGCCGCCGTCGGTTTTTGAGGCCTGGTTCCTGTCCGCGGCCCATGACGATGCCGCGATGAACCGCATCATCGAAGCCCTCCCTGCCGCTGCGAAGGCGGCTGCCTCGGCCTAG
- a CDS encoding ABC transporter substrate-binding protein — protein MKFKAPKWLSVAPVAAALVISLAACGGGSSEPSGTATDALAGSDQKSLDSFTTADVTPLDKIDKSKLGLITDGTIRVGTLSDAPPNIFIDPSGKFTGYDNELLRAIGDKLGLKVEFASTDFSALLSQVGNKQFDVGSSSISTTDARRKTVGFTNGYDFGYMAVVTKSDSKITGFGDIKEGLRIGVVQGTVQDDYMTNTLKIEPVRFPDYNTVYGNVKNGQIDAWVAPSQQAEGQVKEGDNTKIAEKVVNTQNFTAYAVNKDNKPLIDALNSGLDAVIADGTWAKLTAEWYKDRPTAAEQTPQGWKPGSKAVQLPAK, from the coding sequence ATGAAATTCAAAGCCCCTAAGTGGCTGTCTGTTGCCCCCGTGGCCGCAGCCCTGGTGATTTCCCTGGCAGCATGCGGCGGAGGAAGCTCCGAGCCCAGCGGAACTGCCACTGACGCCCTCGCCGGCAGCGACCAGAAGTCGCTGGACAGCTTCACTACCGCCGACGTTACTCCCCTGGACAAGATCGACAAGTCCAAGCTCGGCCTCATCACCGACGGCACCATCCGCGTAGGCACCCTGTCCGACGCCCCGCCGAACATCTTCATCGATCCTTCCGGCAAGTTCACCGGTTACGACAACGAGCTCCTGCGCGCCATCGGCGACAAGCTGGGACTCAAGGTCGAGTTCGCTTCCACCGATTTCTCCGCTTTGCTGTCCCAGGTGGGCAACAAGCAGTTCGACGTCGGATCCTCCTCGATCTCGACCACTGACGCCCGCCGCAAGACTGTTGGCTTCACCAACGGTTACGACTTCGGCTACATGGCCGTCGTGACCAAGAGCGACTCCAAGATCACCGGCTTCGGCGACATCAAGGAAGGCCTCCGCATCGGCGTTGTCCAGGGCACGGTCCAGGACGACTACATGACGAACACCCTCAAGATCGAGCCGGTACGTTTCCCTGACTACAACACCGTCTACGGCAACGTGAAGAACGGCCAGATCGACGCATGGGTTGCCCCGTCGCAGCAGGCCGAAGGCCAGGTCAAGGAAGGCGACAACACCAAGATCGCCGAGAAGGTTGTCAACACCCAGAACTTCACTGCCTACGCCGTGAACAAGGACAACAAGCCGCTCATCGACGCCTTGAACTCCGGCCTGGATGCTGTCATTGCTGACGGCACCTGGGCAAAGCTCACGGCCGAGTGGTACAAGGACCGTCCGACTGCCGCAGAGCAGACCCCCCAGGGCTGGAAGCCGGGCAGCAAGGCCGTCCAGCTCCCGGCCAAGTAA
- the hemB gene encoding porphobilinogen synthase → MSFPNHRPRRLRTTAAMRRLTAENRLAPADLILPAFIREGLTEPSPISSMPGVVQHTTDSLKRAAAEAVELGVGGIMLFGVPAVRDARGTASLDPDGVLNKAIRDVKAEVGDDLVIMGDVCLDEFTDHGHCGVLDAEGYVDNDATLEIYGRMAVAQAEAGAHVLGPSGMMDGQIAVIRQALEESGNKNTAVLAYAAKYASAFYGPFREAVDSQLKGDRRTYQMDAANRREAILEVELDLEEGADMVMVKPAMSYLDILADVAAMSPVPVSAYQISGEYAMIEAAAANGWIDRRGAITESVLGIKRAGADTVLTYWASELAGWLKES, encoded by the coding sequence ATGAGCTTTCCGAACCATCGTCCCCGCCGCTTGCGCACCACTGCCGCGATGCGCCGGCTCACAGCAGAAAACAGGTTGGCTCCGGCCGACCTGATCCTTCCGGCGTTCATTCGTGAAGGCCTCACGGAACCGAGCCCCATCAGCTCCATGCCCGGCGTCGTCCAGCACACCACCGATTCGTTGAAGCGCGCAGCTGCCGAAGCTGTGGAACTGGGCGTGGGCGGCATCATGCTGTTCGGCGTACCTGCGGTCCGCGATGCCCGGGGCACAGCCTCCCTCGATCCCGACGGCGTCCTGAACAAAGCCATCCGCGACGTCAAAGCCGAAGTCGGCGATGACCTGGTGATCATGGGCGATGTCTGCCTGGACGAATTCACCGATCACGGCCACTGCGGCGTGCTGGATGCCGAAGGCTACGTGGACAACGACGCCACCTTGGAGATCTACGGCCGGATGGCCGTAGCCCAGGCAGAAGCAGGTGCGCACGTGCTGGGCCCGTCGGGCATGATGGACGGCCAAATCGCCGTCATCCGCCAGGCTCTGGAGGAATCAGGCAACAAGAACACGGCGGTGCTGGCTTACGCCGCCAAATACGCATCCGCGTTCTACGGCCCGTTCCGTGAGGCTGTCGATTCCCAGCTCAAGGGCGACCGCCGGACCTACCAGATGGATGCCGCCAACCGCCGGGAGGCCATCCTGGAAGTGGAGCTGGACCTCGAAGAAGGCGCGGACATGGTCATGGTCAAGCCGGCCATGAGCTACCTGGACATCCTGGCTGACGTGGCTGCCATGAGCCCCGTGCCGGTCTCGGCCTACCAAATCTCGGGCGAGTACGCCATGATCGAAGCGGCTGCGGCCAACGGCTGGATCGACAGGCGCGGCGCCATTACCGAATCCGTGCTCGGGATCAAGCGTGCCGGAGCCGATACCGTCCTTACTTATTGGGCCTCCGAACTGGCAGGCTGGCTGAAGGAGTCCTGA
- a CDS encoding glycoside hydrolase family 3 N-terminal domain-containing protein, whose product MSIVAAGAFVAIASGCSTGTGSGGASSAAGTSQVPASSQPSPATATPSPTTSAAPAPTAGTPSPAEQQLAALSLEQRVGQLFMVAAKATGAEPGTMEALKKYHAGNVYLSGRSKAGTSATAAVVSSLTGTVSPATTGGVPLFVATDQEGGFVQVLSGPGFSTIPTALVQASSGPAKIRADAAVWGRELRGVGVNVNLAPVLDTVTSAQFAPSNGPIGHFQREYGFAPETVSELGNAFADGMKDAGVAPVVKHFPGLGRVVPNTDVTSHVRDSATTRTDPALGPFKAAVASGTNWVMISNAYYDKIDPANIAPFSPMVMDTMLRGDIGFKGIVLSDDLCSAAQLEAWSDADRALNFFGAGGTMLVCADPTSIPAMHQAVVKKAQADPAFRAKVDAAALTVLRIKNGQ is encoded by the coding sequence ATGAGCATCGTCGCCGCTGGAGCCTTCGTCGCCATCGCGTCAGGCTGTTCAACCGGGACAGGATCGGGCGGGGCATCGTCCGCAGCCGGAACGTCGCAGGTGCCCGCCTCATCGCAGCCAAGCCCGGCGACGGCCACACCTTCCCCGACGACTTCCGCTGCACCGGCACCCACGGCCGGGACCCCGTCACCGGCCGAGCAACAACTTGCGGCGTTAAGCCTTGAGCAGCGTGTCGGGCAGCTGTTCATGGTGGCGGCCAAGGCTACGGGCGCCGAGCCGGGCACCATGGAAGCGCTGAAAAAATACCATGCAGGGAACGTGTACCTCAGTGGGCGAAGCAAAGCCGGCACTTCCGCCACGGCTGCCGTCGTTTCCTCGCTGACCGGGACCGTTTCGCCGGCGACCACCGGCGGTGTTCCCCTCTTTGTCGCAACTGACCAAGAGGGCGGATTTGTCCAGGTTCTCTCCGGGCCAGGGTTCTCCACCATTCCCACAGCCTTGGTGCAGGCATCATCGGGTCCGGCGAAGATTCGGGCCGATGCCGCGGTGTGGGGGAGGGAGCTTCGCGGCGTGGGTGTCAACGTCAACCTTGCTCCTGTTCTGGACACCGTGACCAGTGCTCAGTTTGCACCCTCCAACGGTCCCATTGGCCATTTCCAACGTGAGTACGGCTTTGCGCCGGAGACTGTCTCGGAGCTGGGAAACGCCTTCGCCGATGGCATGAAGGACGCAGGGGTAGCGCCGGTGGTGAAGCACTTTCCGGGTCTGGGACGTGTTGTGCCAAATACCGATGTCACCAGCCATGTGCGGGACAGCGCTACAACCCGCACAGATCCTGCCTTGGGGCCTTTCAAGGCAGCGGTCGCGTCGGGCACCAATTGGGTCATGATCTCCAATGCCTATTACGACAAAATCGATCCCGCCAATATCGCACCGTTTTCGCCCATGGTGATGGACACGATGCTGCGCGGAGATATCGGATTCAAGGGCATTGTCCTGTCGGATGACCTGTGCAGCGCGGCTCAGTTGGAGGCTTGGTCAGATGCCGACCGTGCGCTGAACTTCTTTGGTGCCGGAGGAACCATGCTGGTCTGTGCTGATCCCACCAGCATTCCGGCGATGCACCAGGCTGTAGTGAAGAAGGCCCAGGCGGACCCCGCCTTCCGCGCCAAGGTGGACGCTGCCGCCCTGACGGTGCTGCGGATCAAGAACGGTCAGTAG
- a CDS encoding LLM class flavin-dependent oxidoreductase: MTSVSSDPTAPVAADQILLGVNTFGDAGLDAEGNPKEHAQVLRELLEEAKLADAVGIHAFGVGEHHRRDFAVSAPEVFLAAAAAVTSRIRLGSAVTVLSSDDPIRVFQRFATVDALSNGRAEVMLGRGSFIESFPLFGLDLADYEVLFEEKLELFDKVRAQKPVHWEGRTRPNVNGLQVYPKLQHHLLPAWIGVGGTPESVLRCAEYGYPIIFAIIGGEPRRFAPLVNLYREAMAKYGHPMRQIATHSPGFIADTDEAAREELFPHWLEQRNRIGAERGWGPGNRGEFDAMCGPEGALYVGSPETVAQKIALLKRNLGVDRFDLKYSNGTLPHQSMMRCIELYGTEVAPRVAELLASA; encoded by the coding sequence ATGACATCCGTTTCCTCCGATCCCACGGCCCCGGTTGCGGCGGACCAGATACTGCTCGGCGTCAACACCTTCGGCGATGCGGGGCTCGACGCCGAGGGGAACCCCAAGGAGCACGCCCAAGTCCTGCGCGAACTGCTGGAGGAAGCAAAGCTGGCTGACGCCGTCGGAATCCATGCCTTTGGCGTGGGAGAACACCACCGCCGCGATTTCGCGGTGTCCGCGCCCGAGGTCTTCCTGGCCGCGGCAGCGGCGGTGACCTCACGCATCCGGCTGGGCTCCGCCGTGACCGTGCTCAGTTCGGATGACCCCATCCGCGTGTTCCAACGATTCGCCACTGTTGACGCGCTGTCCAACGGACGAGCCGAAGTGATGCTGGGGCGGGGCTCGTTCATAGAGTCCTTCCCGTTGTTCGGACTGGACCTGGCTGACTACGAGGTCCTTTTCGAAGAGAAACTGGAACTCTTCGACAAAGTGCGTGCGCAGAAGCCCGTGCACTGGGAAGGGCGCACCAGGCCGAACGTCAACGGGCTGCAGGTGTACCCGAAGCTGCAGCACCACCTGCTGCCTGCCTGGATCGGCGTAGGTGGAACCCCCGAATCAGTGTTGCGCTGCGCCGAATACGGTTACCCCATCATCTTCGCGATCATCGGGGGAGAACCGCGCCGCTTTGCGCCCTTGGTCAACCTCTACCGCGAAGCCATGGCCAAGTACGGGCACCCCATGCGCCAGATCGCGACGCACTCACCGGGATTCATCGCCGATACCGACGAGGCCGCCCGCGAGGAGCTCTTTCCGCACTGGCTCGAACAGCGCAACCGGATCGGAGCCGAGCGTGGTTGGGGTCCGGGAAACCGTGGCGAATTTGATGCCATGTGCGGCCCTGAAGGTGCGCTCTACGTTGGCTCGCCGGAGACCGTGGCGCAGAAAATCGCCCTGCTCAAGCGGAACCTGGGCGTGGATCGCTTTGACCTGAAGTACAGCAACGGGACGTTGCCCCACCAATCCATGATGCGCTGCATCGAGCTCTACGGCACCGAGGTGGCTCCGCGGGTTGCCGAGCTGCTGGCTTCGGCCTGA
- the hemC gene encoding hydroxymethylbilane synthase — translation MTVRIGTRASKLALTQTQQTADKLAAVGGFPVELVHIRTEGDVKTGSLSQMGGTGVFVAALRDALLANSCDVAVHSLKDLPTGAAVGLTIAATPQRVDVRDVLCARDGMTLAQLPGGAKVGTGSPRRAAQLRAARPDIEVLDIRGNVDTRLGRVPGLPGNPTDEVVPGKTCDLDAVVLAAAGLERIDRLDSVSEFFETDVMLPAPGQGALAIECRTDDAPRQAGNTEGSNGVLAQALAALNDDDTRLAVTAERAVLARLEAGCAAPVGAYAFRKGSMLHLEAVVCAVDGTKTVREKKATDGLTEVGATLLGIEVAELLLAAGAAEIADLAAS, via the coding sequence GTGACCGTGCGCATCGGCACCAGGGCGAGCAAGCTGGCCCTGACGCAGACGCAGCAAACCGCCGACAAACTGGCTGCGGTTGGCGGCTTCCCGGTGGAGCTCGTGCACATCAGGACCGAGGGCGACGTCAAGACCGGGTCCCTGTCCCAAATGGGTGGCACCGGCGTCTTTGTTGCCGCGCTGCGTGATGCTTTGCTGGCCAACAGCTGCGATGTTGCCGTCCATTCCTTGAAGGACCTGCCCACTGGCGCTGCAGTAGGCCTGACCATCGCCGCCACGCCGCAACGCGTGGACGTCAGGGATGTCCTGTGTGCCCGCGATGGCATGACGCTCGCTCAATTGCCTGGAGGCGCCAAAGTAGGCACCGGGTCTCCCCGCCGCGCAGCGCAACTCCGGGCCGCCCGCCCGGATATTGAGGTGCTGGATATCCGCGGCAACGTTGATACCCGCCTGGGCCGCGTGCCGGGACTTCCCGGAAATCCAACGGATGAGGTTGTCCCTGGCAAAACGTGCGACCTCGATGCCGTCGTGCTGGCGGCCGCCGGCCTGGAACGCATCGACCGGCTGGACTCGGTGAGCGAGTTCTTCGAGACGGACGTGATGCTGCCTGCACCCGGACAGGGCGCACTGGCCATCGAATGCCGCACGGACGACGCCCCCCGGCAGGCTGGCAACACCGAGGGTTCCAACGGCGTGCTCGCACAGGCCCTTGCAGCACTGAACGACGACGACACCCGTCTTGCCGTGACAGCGGAACGTGCCGTGTTGGCCCGGCTCGAGGCCGGCTGCGCAGCTCCTGTTGGCGCCTATGCCTTCCGAAAAGGCAGCATGCTGCACCTGGAGGCCGTGGTATGCGCCGTTGACGGCACCAAGACGGTCCGCGAGAAGAAGGCTACCGACGGCTTGACCGAAGTGGGAGCTACGTTGCTGGGCATTGAAGTTGCTGAGCTTCTCCTGGCTGCGGGTGCCGCGGAGATCGCGGATCTTGCAGCGTCCTGA
- a CDS encoding 3'-5' exonuclease → MSSWNTLSRAAFDLETTGKNSRSARIVTASITVVDDHGELIAEHEWLADPGVEIPAEASEVHGITTEKARAEGRPAAEVTREVAGVLQELFDAGTPVIAFNASYDFTVLAAESARYGVPQLSRFPVLDPYVMNKQVDRYRKGKRTLTALCEEYGIDLTNAHTSAADALATLRVLDAMAGKFPKLQMPASKLHQLQVDWAASQAADFQQYLRRSKPTAVIEGEWPVLPPVDASRGGF, encoded by the coding sequence ATGAGCTCCTGGAACACCCTCTCCCGCGCCGCATTCGACCTCGAGACCACTGGGAAGAACTCCCGTTCCGCACGGATCGTCACCGCTTCCATCACCGTGGTGGACGACCACGGGGAACTCATCGCGGAACACGAATGGCTGGCGGATCCGGGCGTGGAGATCCCCGCTGAAGCCAGCGAAGTGCACGGCATCACCACGGAGAAGGCAAGGGCGGAAGGGCGGCCGGCGGCGGAGGTTACGCGCGAGGTCGCCGGGGTACTCCAGGAACTGTTCGACGCCGGAACTCCGGTTATCGCTTTCAACGCCAGTTACGACTTCACCGTTTTGGCGGCCGAATCCGCCCGCTACGGCGTTCCCCAGCTGAGCCGCTTCCCTGTGCTCGATCCCTATGTGATGAACAAGCAGGTTGACCGGTACCGCAAGGGCAAGCGCACACTGACCGCCCTGTGCGAGGAGTACGGGATTGATCTGACCAACGCGCATACTTCTGCCGCCGACGCCCTCGCCACGCTCCGGGTGCTGGATGCCATGGCCGGCAAGTTTCCCAAACTCCAGATGCCGGCCTCCAAGCTGCACCAGCTGCAAGTAGACTGGGCCGCATCCCAGGCCGCGGATTTCCAGCAGTACCTGCGCCGCAGCAAGCCCACTGCCGTCATTGAGGGTGAGTGGCCGGTGCTTCCTCCGGTGGACGCCAGCCGCGGCGGTTTCTAG
- a CDS encoding amino acid ABC transporter permease — translation MDILNQLADTFFDWEAMGQVIPKMFAVGLPNTIVLAVVSGIIGTALGMLLALMGISRNAAARWVARIYTDILRGLPPVLTILVIGFGFGPIIRELTGSTSPYPMAIAALSLMSGAYIGEIFRSGIQSVDKGQLEATRALGFSYGSSMRLVVVPQGIRRVLPALVNQFIALIKESSLVFMLGLLATEREIFQIGKDAAANSGNLSPYVAAAIFYLALTIPLTHFVNWIDARMRAGRPEKKEPDEAAAVVGKGAQA, via the coding sequence ATGGATATCCTCAATCAATTAGCCGATACCTTCTTTGACTGGGAGGCGATGGGCCAAGTCATTCCCAAGATGTTCGCCGTTGGCCTGCCCAACACGATCGTCCTGGCTGTCGTCTCGGGCATCATTGGCACCGCCCTCGGGATGCTGCTTGCCCTGATGGGGATTTCCCGGAACGCGGCAGCACGGTGGGTAGCCCGCATTTACACGGACATTCTCCGCGGGCTCCCGCCAGTGCTGACCATCCTGGTGATTGGCTTCGGTTTCGGTCCGATCATTCGCGAACTCACCGGATCCACCAGCCCGTACCCCATGGCCATCGCGGCGTTGTCGCTGATGTCCGGCGCGTACATCGGCGAGATCTTCCGTTCCGGTATCCAGAGCGTTGACAAGGGCCAGCTCGAGGCCACGCGGGCGCTCGGCTTCAGCTACGGCTCGTCCATGCGCCTGGTAGTGGTGCCGCAAGGTATCCGCCGCGTCCTTCCGGCCCTGGTCAACCAGTTCATTGCGTTGATCAAGGAATCGTCCTTGGTCTTCATGCTTGGCCTGCTGGCGACCGAGCGGGAAATCTTCCAGATCGGCAAGGATGCCGCAGCCAACAGCGGCAACCTGTCACCGTACGTTGCGGCAGCGATTTTCTATCTGGCACTAACGATCCCGCTCACGCACTTCGTGAACTGGATCGATGCCCGCATGCGCGCCGGCCGCCCGGAGAAGAAGGAACCGGATGAGGCAGCCGCAGTGGTTGGAAAAGGAGCACAGGCATGA